From Plasmodium malariae genome assembly, chromosome: 4:
GTCATTTATTcaatcatataatttttttttttttttttttccagcTACTGCCCCACAAAATACAAAACAGTCACGACAATATACCCCAAACAAATAAACCAAATATATTTGAGTAGACCTGAAGAaggaataaatttaaatttgtttGATATAAACGACTTGAAGTGGAAACCAagttatgaatatattattcctaTTTTAATAGTGCTCAAAGCTATTGGGGCACCTGTGCCTCAGGCACAATataattatgcatatttacaAGAAATtgatgttaaaaataataatactggTTATGGggagaaatataaaattgtcCTTTATAgacaaaaaatacaattcGGTATAAGATATTTTGAGGTGCAGGAAATTTTTGGCATCGAAAAATCAAGTGAGGCACAGTCTAACCCGGTCAGCGGCTTTCTCTCAGGGAGGTGAGTTCAAATTTGGGTCTgcacatgtgcatatacttatatatatgttctctatgtatatttgttttcgtttgtatatatacatatatgtgcgagtgtttttatgtataattaaaaagaaaataatagtgCTACTGCTCTAACGTACTATAGCGCTTGTTTATGCACAGATGACGTACACAAaccatataaatatatataaatatataaatatatttctgttCCTTTTCAAAGGGAATGTGTAATATGCCTAACGGAGGAACGAGATACAGCCATTTTGCCTTGCAGGCACATGTGTCTTTGTAACGTGGTAATTTAAGtcgaaattttaataaaatgttcccatatttttttaaatattgtttttatttatctttttcgtACTAgtgttattcttttttatcaatttttttcattcagttgttttataattattgatttgtatgcatatatttataagtaaacgtgtacatatgtacatatatacgtatgtaggcatgtacatatgtacatatgcacacgcacacacacacacacacacacacacatacccCCCctgtgcatatttttaaacacCTGTTTTTCTTCCCGTCAAAGTGCGCAAACGTTGTAAGGATGCAAAATACAAAATGCCCCATTTGTAGGCAAGGTAATACTAACGCACGTGCATAATATAGAAGTACATATGTGTGTGAgtgtgtataaatatatattctcgTACATGtgtaataacaaaaaaaaatatcaataaattttcaatactttattttgttttttattattaattactattttttataaccaTTGCAGATGTCAGAGGATTATTACAAATTTCCATTGATAACAATAAGAAAGATTCTGTTGttgattaaataattaatattgtaCCCTTTCTTATTAAATACTAATTTAGTGTTATAAATcgtttccttttttttttatatttttattttatctcaTTTTCCATCTCTGTAATTCTTTAACTTGATATCCTTTTTCCACAGTGCtgtgttttaaatttttatcgCCTTTCCactatttgtattttttttaaagtaaaaaatggtagtctttttttttttttttttttcttttttaagttaCATTTAAGTTACATTTGTGGCTAGTTTATTTCAcacatatgaatattttgatGTTATTAtgatacatattattatgtagtacgtatatgtatacttttatgtatatacatatacgtgtgTGCAGTAGTTTTACTCGTTGCtttataataacattaaGTTCCACATTTATTTTGTGCTATAGTTTTGCTATTATTTGTGATAGTTTATAAATATGGATtcgttttataaaaaatattatatttatttacgaatgtattatatcttgtattttttttttttttttccctttttttttttttttttttttttgtattcatcatttaatatttttttttttttctgtgtgTATCTGTGTAATTGTATGCGAATAACTACTTCTCGAACTTTTTACAAAGTTGCATtctttaaacaaaaaaaaaaaaaaaaaagacaactGTGTGGTCACAATTGATGATAAAATTTTCTCTCTCTGAGTTATTTATTCGTTCCTTTGTTTTCTTGTTTGTTTGAATATTCGTTTGTTTGAATATTCGTTTGTTTGTATATTCGTTTGTTTGTATATTCGTTTGTTTGCATATTCGTTTGTTTGTATACTCGCTTGTTTGCCCTTTTGACATTTCGGTATATGCTGATAACTGTGAAAAAATTTGGGGGAAGGTACTcgaaaatgtatgtatagccaaaatttcctttttctgagcacatatacttatatatatatatatatgtacatgcgcacatatgtatgtagaTCCACCATATGggctttaatttttaatttttcccattttgaTCATCACTCGGTACTACATACCTTCGTAGTGACAATGTCGAAGAGTACTTTTACTAAACCGCTAGTtgtacaaaacaaaaaataatgtagtAATGCTTTTCAAATTGCATATAATGAACACGTGTATATATTGTGCagtgaaaaaatataccaaTTCAGTTTCGTTAATTGATTCGAACTGCTATGCGATCTCGTGCCTACCCATCCAGTTATAACGCTTATGTAGAaccacatacatatgtacatatatatatatatatatatatgtgcacgtACGTATATTTGTTCCCTTTTAACACTACTTTGTGTTTCGCACAGGTATTAATATCATTACACTTTTTATTGggctttttttataattatattaatacaccAATTAAAGTACATTTGTCTGTTTTTAAGTACTGcctttaaattatatatatatatatgtatgtatgtatatgtatgtatgtatatgtatttcttttttttttttttttctatttcctACAAATTAACCTTgtctgttcatattttttttttacgtgcaaattaattttattatttcatctTAAGGTTCTTTTCCCTAAGCTGTTGTGTGTCTATGTTGAGCAGTCACAAAAACAGTATGtgtattataaatacaaatgtaTTACATGCCcctacaaaaaatatattatgttatatcgcgttatattatgttatatcaagttatattatgttacatcatgttatgatttttttttttctttttcatactCCTGCTTCATACGAAAAGAGTACGAAGTGCTGGGGCACAAGTATGTTCCAAGTCctgtttaatatttttttatatatatacatgggtttatgaaaaatgaacttcttttcttttacgGAAGtaggttaaaaaaaagaacaggAAGTAAATAAGATAATTCATTTTGTCTCAACTGCTTCATGTCGATATTTCATCCATCTGTTTATTTGTTcgtttttttgtttgcttATTTGTTTgcttatttgtttgtttatttgtttgcttatttgtttgtttatttgtttgcttatttgtttgtttatttatttgttcgtttgtttatttgttcttttgctcgtttgttcgtttgttcttttgttcgtttgttcttttgttcgtttgtttgtttattcattcaattatttattttatatatttatttatttattttatcttattttttattctgtcATTTAGAGAGCCCAGTTTAAGATCACTAGCTAATGTTGCAAGGTTTATACTATGGAATAACtcagtttttcttttttatattaatttttatgcacTTTTTATCGAATTATTTGAAGAGAGTTCCATGGGTAATAACAACGTATGTGAGAAGGAAGGAACGCTATGTGCCCCCATGGCATAAGAAGCGAAAaagtacacatatacatttacatatatataattttatatatacttaatattcCTTTACATACTGTACATTCGCATTTACACATTTATACGTATCACATACAActgctttttttcttttttctcttttttttccctccttttttattaaaaattattttggtCTAGGAGAACCTCATATGAGTTTACccgaaattaaaaattaagatataACCGAAATGTTAGAATAAGAAAAGGAAcgaaagaaaaacaaaataaaacagcaAAACAGCAAAACAGCAAAACAGCAATACAGCAATACAGCAAAACAGCAATACAGCAATACAGCAATACAGCAATACAGCAATACAGCAATACAGCAATACAGCAATACAGCAATACAGCAATACAGCAATACAGCAATACAGCAATACAGCAATACAGCAATACAGCAATACAGCAATACAGCAATACAGCAATACAGCAATACAGCAATACAGCAATACAGCAATACAGCAATACAGCAATACAGCAATACAGCAATACAGCAATACAGCAATACAGCAATACAGCAATACAGCAATACAGCAATACAGCAATACAGCAATACAGCAATACAGCAATACAGCAAATGatcatataaacaaaaaaaaaaaaaaaaatctacattttaaaattataaccTCCAACGTATTTTAGAACAAAATTGTCATGATAATCATCGTACTGACTATTAGATGTTTtgctttttaatatttaacacATAACTTTGTACGTGCGCAATAATAAATGGACATAAAAAACAAGGAAAATGATATAAAGGGGCATGTTCTCCAACCAAAGAGTTGTACATTTTATTGAAtagtataaatatgatatattgtatatatatatatatatatgctttcCTTGTAACGGCGCCTCAAAATCGTAACTTACCTTCAGCacttaaattataaaaataaaataaaaccaaACAAAACAAGATAAGTAAAaacaaagcaaaaaaaaatatgataaaacagtgcaaaaaaaaaaatatgataaaacaaagcaaaagaaaatatgataaaacaaagcaaaagaaaatatgataaaacaaagcaaaagaaaatatgataaaacaaagcaaaagaaaatatgataaaacaaGGCGAAGAACAATTGAAGGTGAATGTTGCATgaagagtaaaaaaaaaaaaaaaaaatacaacaaaAAGTGTGCCCCTTTTTGGCTTTAATTTGAACTCTCAATTTATtggtaaaattttatatggaaaaagtaaaatgtaCGTGAATAAACTCACATTTGTAAAATAGCAGATACAAACTGTTTTacctaatatatatatgtgtacatcaTATTGTACCGCAaacattatgtatatatatattataatatgtaatacTCTCATAAATGTGCACGTGTATATTTGCAGCATAGCCAAACAACCCATAAGATGATTGTGATAAATTGTGCGCTAGAAATTAAGAAGCCTcctttttattgtttttttttttttttttgcactttttaccttttttttttctttgtacctttttcattttttattatcatttttattattaataatatatattttttttttttttatataattttcaattcttttttcctatttttgtttctctttttttttgttttttttcggggttttcgtttttttttccaatttttgctttttattacttttgcGTTTACTTTTGCTCTCGTTACTTTTGTTCCTCTTATTTCTCCATTTTTGTTTCATCTTGTTTGTTTCATATCGTTTGTTTTATCTTGTTTGTTTCATCTCGTTTGGTTCATCTCGTTTGGTTCATCTCTTTTGGTTCATCTCTTTTGGTTCATCTCTTTTGGTTCATCTCGTTTGGTTCATCTCGTTTGGTTCATCTCGTTTGGTTCATCTCGTTTGGTTCATCTCGTTTGGttcatctcttttttttttttttttttttttcttacctTTCGTGCCCTccagaacaaaaaaaatatacaagaaGAGTACCGTACCTCCTATTTATATTTGCCGAGGAAAATGCTTACATACAGTTTGTTGATCTTAGTAGTATATCTAGTACTAGTAGTACTATGTTACGCACAAAATTTTAAGGGTTTGTCATATGGTGAGGTTTGCTCAAAATCAACAAAAGTGCATGAATCGGATTTGTATAGAGGAAGAGATCAAGGGGATCCTTCAGTGAATTGTAATTATACACACCTTTTCaatttattaaagaaaaatagtaaaactaatgaaaataaaatagcagTAACCGAGTTTGAGTTTGGTGAACCTAAATTTTCCCTTTCCTATGACACACTTTTTAATAGAGTGCAAAATTTTAGTTATTCATTGAATAAATTAGAAGGAGGAGTACCTATGAAACATTATGATGAGGATCATAATAATGGTAACTTCAGGTTGTTAGGTATATATGGAGCTAATTCAGCCAACTGGATAACAGCTGATTTAGCTTGCATGCTCAGTGGTGTTACAAGTTTAGTGATGCACTCCAAATTTAGTATTAACGAAGTAGTGGAAATTCTAAATGAATCAAAGCTTTCGTGGTTATGTATAGACCTAAATTTGGTTGAGAGCTTACTAGAACATAAAGCTGAATTGCCCCATGTGAAAAAACTTATAGTGTTAGATAGCATTCCTGATTCCAGTAAGATAGAAAAAAGGGTCAGCAGAGTTGAGCTCTCAAAAGGTGGTGCAAGTAGTACAGTAAGTAGCGCAGTTAAAAATGGCAGTAAGAATGAAGCAAGTAAAACGAGCAAGGTGGAGAAAGCGGACAATGGGGGTAAAGCGAATAAACCGGATAGGAACAAAATTGAAAGGGAAAAAGCTGAGCTGTTcgaaaaagttaaaaagaATGGAAAGGAAATGGGAGTGGATATATGCGATTTTGAGTCGATGACAAAACAAAATGTGAAGGACTATACGATACAACATGAAGAACCAGAGTTCATTAGCACAATAGTGTATACATCAGGTACATCTGGAAAACCAAAAGGAGTTATGTTAAGTaataagaatttattttatacagtAGTACCAGCAAGTAGTGTAAGCTTATTTCATGCATTTAATcctaatatacatttttcttatttaccattatcacatatatatgaaaggACCGTAGTATATATTGGTTTATTTCGTGGAATGGAAATAAGGGTGTGGAGTAGAgacttaaattattttggAAAAGATTTAAGTGTATGTGGAGCAAATATAGTAGTAGGAGTACCAAAGGTGTTCAATCGATTATATACTACGATACAAACAGAGATATCAAATTTACCACCATTAAAACGTTTTAttgtagaaaaaatattagcaCTCCGTCAA
This genomic window contains:
- the PmUG01_04017200 gene encoding RING zinc finger protein, putative, with translation MGIIGSSLSNNIDDNFHNEHRVTSNTYAPFLFSPKRTDNDRLCNIISQGPNINIQRTSVVRNSVNLRKKTLRIINNGNNVYLINFVFDSLYDVDISIYFCCNEEFTKTQETRYCPTKYKTVTTIYPKQINQIYLSRPEEGINLNLFDINDLKWKPSYEYIIPILIVLKAIGAPVPQAQYNYAYLQEIDVKNNNTGYGEKYKIVLYRQKIQFGIRYFEVQEIFGIEKSSEAQSNPVSGFLSGRECVICLTEERDTAILPCRHMCLCNVCANVVRMQNTKCPICRQDVRGLLQISIDNNKKDSVVD
- the PmUG01_04017300 gene encoding acyl-CoA synthetase, putative yields the protein MLTYSLLILVVYLVLVVLCYAQNFKGLSYGEVCSKSTKVHESDLYRGRDQGDPSVNCNYTHLFNLLKKNSKTNENKIAVTEFEFGEPKFSLSYDTLFNRVQNFSYSLNKLEGGVPMKHYDEDHNNGNFRLLGIYGANSANWITADLACMLSGVTSLVMHSKFSINEVVEILNESKLSWLCIDLNLVESLLEHKAELPHVKKLIVLDSIPDSSKIEKRVSRVELSKGGASSTVSSAVKNGSKNEASKTSKVEKADNGGKANKPDRNKIEREKAELFEKVKKNGKEMGVDICDFESMTKQNVKDYTIQHEEPEFISTIVYTSGTSGKPKGVMLSNKNLFYTVVPASSVSLFHAFNPNIHFSYLPLSHIYERTVVYIGLFRGMEIRVWSRDLNYFGKDLSVCGANIVVGVPKVFNRLYTTIQTEISNLPPLKRFIVEKILALRQLDNNGNLGKLIESVTKVSKKIRNKINPDLACMFNGGGKISPKIEKELSTLLDIKFYQGYGLTETTGPLFVQNKKDKNFNSIGGPVSSHTQYKVSTWETYSASDSKPKGELLIKSKQLFSGYFLKRELTKDAFTEDSFYKTGDVVQINDNGSITFLDRCKGLVKLSQGEYIETDMLNNLYSDITFINYCVVYGDDSLDGPLAIISIDKELLAKSLSEDNIFKELGITEKQFLETIDDNKINTNVYIDYVKQKMLDVYKKTNLNRYNIINDVYLTVKPWDTSNYLTPTFKLRRFFVFKDYNFFIQKVKDFYKMKLKGKK